A region from the Nostoc sp. HK-01 genome encodes:
- a CDS encoding heat shock protein Hsp20, with translation MTLVRWNSWQEMNTLQRQINNLFADEMLPSTLLERSLTKVPAAELHESEEAIHLKLELPGIEAKDLDVQVTEKAVYISGERKSETKTEGKGVTKSEFHYGKFQRLIPLPTRIQNTNVTADYKDGILTLTLPKAEEEKKKVVKLNLESIG, from the coding sequence ATGACATTAGTACGTTGGAATTCTTGGCAAGAAATGAACACTCTCCAAAGACAAATCAACAATTTATTTGCAGACGAAATGCTCCCATCTACTTTACTTGAAAGAAGCCTTACAAAAGTTCCGGCGGCTGAATTACATGAATCTGAAGAAGCTATTCATCTCAAGCTAGAATTACCAGGAATTGAAGCCAAAGACCTAGATGTGCAAGTTACAGAAAAAGCTGTGTATATCAGCGGTGAACGGAAATCTGAAACTAAAACAGAAGGGAAAGGTGTGACCAAGAGTGAATTCCATTATGGAAAATTCCAACGTTTGATTCCTTTACCAACTCGCATTCAAAATACCAATGTTACTGCTGATTATAAAGATGGTATTTTGACTCTGACTTTGCCTAAAGCCGAAGAAGAAAAGAAAAAGGTTGTCAAGCTGAATCTTGAATCTATTGGCTAA
- a CDS encoding pyridoxamine 5'-phosphate oxidase-related FMN-binding protein — protein MRILSPHKVAYLDLTGSGNETSAHLQENGRITFMFCAFTEPARILRLYGQGHVILPSYPDWDSVYSVFPPLPGTRQIIVADIEIVQSSCGFGVPLYEYQGQRQTLVNWAAKKGEQGVREYQQQKNSISIDGLPTPLGQLSDG, from the coding sequence TTGCGGATTTTATCACCCCACAAAGTCGCCTATCTCGATCTCACAGGTAGCGGTAACGAAACTTCAGCCCATCTGCAAGAAAATGGTCGCATTACCTTCATGTTTTGCGCCTTCACTGAACCAGCGCGCATCTTGCGACTTTACGGTCAAGGACACGTAATTTTACCTAGCTATCCTGATTGGGATTCTGTATATTCAGTGTTTCCGCCGCTACCAGGAACTCGTCAAATTATCGTAGCTGATATTGAGATTGTGCAAAGTTCCTGTGGTTTCGGCGTTCCTCTTTACGAATACCAAGGTCAACGCCAAACACTAGTAAATTGGGCTGCTAAAAAAGGCGAACAGGGAGTCCGAGAATATCAACAACAAAAAAACAGCATCAGCATTGATGGTTTACCGACACCATTAGGCCAATTATCTGACGGTTAA
- a CDS encoding small multidrug resistance protein yields MVNSWLYLIAAILFEVAGTTSMKLSEGFTRTIPSVLIFICYGICFSFLTLALKKIEVSIAYAVWSGLGTTVIATIGVIWFRESMSLTKLFSIALIIIGVIGVNSAK; encoded by the coding sequence ATGGTAAATAGTTGGCTTTATCTCATTGCAGCAATCTTATTTGAAGTCGCTGGTACAACTTCCATGAAATTGTCTGAGGGGTTTACAAGAACTATTCCCTCGGTTTTAATTTTTATCTGTTATGGAATTTGTTTTAGTTTTTTAACTTTAGCTCTTAAAAAAATTGAAGTCAGCATTGCGTATGCTGTTTGGTCAGGTTTAGGCACAACTGTAATCGCTACTATTGGGGTAATTTGGTTTCGTGAATCAATGTCTCTTACCAAACTTTTCTCGATAGCTTTAATTATCATTGGCGTAATAGGGGTAAATTCTGCCAAATAA
- a CDS encoding putative hydrolase — MADIPNSIASYRALALQVTCHAVNQASDRHAVQEIIHHTINRLAQQIAASIAFIGFDCRLIVLPEYFLTGFPMGEPLAVWGEKACIEMHGAEYEALSKIAQKHQIFLAGNAYELDPNFPGLYFQTCFVIDPAGTIVLRYRRLNSLFAPTPHDVWDKYLDCYGLEGVFPVAKTAIGNLAALASEEILYPEVARCLAMRGAEIFLHSTSEVYSKNLTPKDAAKISRAVENMAYVVSANTAGLANSSIPSASVDGGSKIVDYRGIVLAETGAGESMAAFAEIDLTALRRDRRRPGLNNLLSRQRFELYAQSYSQSQFYPANTMLNQECDRQHFIQTQQQTIERLSQLGVI; from the coding sequence ATGGCAGATATTCCAAATTCCATCGCATCATACCGTGCCTTAGCACTGCAAGTTACCTGTCATGCTGTGAATCAAGCGAGCGATCGCCACGCTGTCCAAGAAATCATTCATCATACTATCAACCGCTTGGCGCAACAAATCGCCGCCAGTATTGCTTTTATTGGTTTTGACTGTCGTTTAATTGTTTTACCAGAATATTTTCTGACAGGTTTCCCGATGGGTGAACCTTTGGCTGTTTGGGGAGAAAAAGCTTGTATAGAAATGCACGGTGCTGAGTATGAAGCCCTCAGTAAAATTGCTCAAAAACATCAGATATTTTTAGCTGGTAACGCCTACGAACTCGACCCCAATTTTCCTGGCTTATACTTTCAAACTTGCTTTGTGATTGACCCGGCTGGTACTATTGTCTTGCGGTATCGGCGGCTAAATTCGTTATTTGCACCCACACCTCATGATGTTTGGGATAAATATCTTGATTGTTACGGCCTAGAAGGGGTGTTTCCTGTAGCGAAAACTGCAATTGGCAATTTAGCCGCTTTAGCTTCCGAAGAAATTTTGTATCCAGAAGTAGCGCGGTGTTTAGCAATGCGTGGTGCAGAAATTTTTCTGCATTCCACCTCTGAAGTTTATAGCAAAAACCTCACACCTAAAGATGCGGCGAAAATTTCTCGCGCTGTGGAAAATATGGCTTACGTTGTGTCTGCGAATACCGCAGGTCTAGCTAATAGTTCTATACCCAGCGCTTCTGTTGATGGTGGCTCAAAAATAGTGGACTATCGCGGTATCGTATTAGCAGAAACAGGTGCAGGCGAAAGTATGGCAGCTTTTGCAGAGATAGATTTAACTGCTTTAAGACGCGATCGCCGTCGTCCAGGGTTAAATAATTTACTGTCTCGCCAGCGATTTGAACTCTACGCCCAAAGCTACAGCCAGTCACAATTTTATCCAGCAAACACTATGCTAAATCAAGAATGCGATCGCCAACACTTCATCCAAACACAGCAACAAACCATAGAACGTCTATCTCAGTTAGGAGTGATTTAA
- a CDS encoding aldehyde dehydrogenase: MTKPIEVRNPRTGKYDYVIIPPPPKLLAQQCNRARRAQVRWQKLGVEGRVAALKEWKQAILAGREKLTDALVNDTGRLSISVMEIDSFLSSIDRWCGLAPDLLQDSAKNTSIPFIALQQTSTPYPVVGVISPWNFPLLLSTIDTIPALLAGCAVVVKPSEIAPRFIAPLIAAINQVPALRDVFSFVEGAGETGAALIENVDLVCFTGSVATGRKVAEVAAQRFIPAFLELGGKDPAIVLESADLELATSAILWGSVVNTGQSCLSIERIYVAESIFEKFYHQLVAKAHRLQLAHPAIESGEIGPIIAERQAGIINEHLADAVQKGAVIHCGGKVEELGGGWWCHPTVLTHVNHTMKVMTEETFGPLMPIMPFATVEEAVNLANDSIYGLSAAVFAETETEALTVAQQIDAGAISINDAALTAIMHEGEKNAFKLSGLGGSRMGAAAIKRFLRKKAFLIKTNSNQDPWWFEPKL, translated from the coding sequence ATGACAAAACCAATCGAAGTCCGTAACCCGCGAACGGGAAAATATGATTATGTAATTATCCCACCGCCGCCGAAACTGCTGGCGCAGCAATGTAACCGAGCGCGAAGGGCGCAAGTGCGTTGGCAAAAACTGGGCGTAGAAGGGAGAGTTGCAGCTTTAAAAGAATGGAAGCAAGCAATTTTGGCTGGACGCGAAAAGCTCACAGATGCTTTGGTCAATGATACGGGTAGATTATCTATATCAGTGATGGAAATCGACTCATTCCTTTCTAGCATCGATCGCTGGTGTGGATTAGCGCCAGATTTATTACAAGATTCGGCCAAAAATACATCAATTCCGTTCATCGCCTTACAACAAACATCAACGCCTTACCCTGTAGTTGGGGTAATTAGTCCTTGGAATTTCCCTCTGTTGCTGTCTACGATAGATACCATTCCCGCACTGTTGGCGGGTTGTGCTGTAGTTGTTAAACCCAGTGAAATTGCACCGCGTTTCATCGCCCCACTGATAGCTGCAATTAATCAAGTACCCGCCTTGCGCGATGTTTTCAGTTTTGTGGAAGGTGCGGGAGAAACTGGCGCGGCTTTGATTGAGAATGTAGATTTAGTTTGTTTTACAGGTAGTGTCGCCACTGGACGCAAAGTAGCAGAAGTCGCCGCACAAAGATTTATCCCCGCTTTTTTGGAATTGGGCGGGAAAGATCCGGCGATCGTGTTGGAATCTGCCGATTTAGAATTAGCCACATCAGCGATTTTATGGGGTTCCGTCGTTAACACCGGACAGTCTTGTTTATCAATTGAGCGTATTTACGTTGCCGAATCTATCTTTGAAAAGTTTTATCATCAGTTAGTAGCCAAAGCGCATCGCCTACAACTAGCCCATCCGGCGATTGAAAGTGGCGAAATCGGCCCCATTATTGCTGAAAGACAAGCTGGCATAATTAACGAGCATCTCGCCGATGCAGTGCAAAAAGGTGCAGTAATTCATTGTGGCGGTAAAGTTGAAGAGTTAGGCGGTGGTTGGTGGTGTCATCCCACAGTGCTGACTCATGTTAACCATACAATGAAAGTCATGACCGAAGAGACTTTTGGCCCGCTCATGCCAATCATGCCTTTTGCCACAGTAGAGGAAGCTGTTAACTTAGCCAACGATTCAATTTATGGACTGAGTGCGGCAGTGTTTGCGGAAACCGAAACTGAAGCGTTAACAGTTGCCCAGCAAATAGATGCAGGTGCTATCAGTATTAATGATGCCGCCCTCACCGCCATTATGCACGAAGGTGAAAAAAACGCTTTCAAATTATCCGGTTTAGGCGGTTCACGTATGGGTGCAGCCGCCATCAAACGATTTTTGCGGAAAAAAGCGTTTTTGATTAAAACCAACTCAAATCAAGACCCTTGGTGGTTTGAGCCTAAATTGTAG
- a CDS encoding NB-ARC domain-containing protein — MQWDEFLRQEAATHELSPEQTAAFLARLKDENSGKGEAKLANEIDISAAAFKKRMTEVYDKFAKSCPELATSKRGKLETLKAYLTAKYSGVSDTQPKKEIHHNIPPAVPWERFVGREAELQQLHEMIQQSQQVAIVAVAGMGGVGKTELATQYAQQNLQKYPGGVCWLSAPGIDMGIQILRFAEAKFKFIAPDDRELVDRVKLCWDRWDAGDVLLVFDDVTDYKTQVKPYLPANSSKFKTLLTTRLGFDRTLPQLSLGVLKPLAAMQLLKSLMGRERLKNEPLVARKICKFLGYLPLALELVGRYLDTMPDLSLQTLLKRLERKRLEHEAMAKANPLMRYEYGVAEAFDLSWEQLDEKAKGFGCVLSLYALADLLFDVARIADDEQQEILETAIADLLKLHLLQRQSQGIYRLHPLIRQYFQMKLDESGKADEVKTVFATQVVEIAKLIPQDLTLDLIQQLTPQIPHLAEVTNHLTALIKDEDLYWAFTGLGWFYQGQGLYKEAEPWLSQCLELIKHRLGAEHPDVATSLNNLAGLYESTGRYSEAEPLHQQALALRQRLFGKEHPHVASSLNNLALLYESTGRYSEAEPLYQQALELCQRLLGKEHPHVASSLNNLAGLYESTGRYSEAEPLYLQALALRQRLLGKEHPDVATSLNNLALLYRATGRYSEAEPLYQQALELFQRLLGKEHPDVATSLNNLALLYESAGRYSEAEPLFLQALELFQRLLGKEHPDVATSLNNLALLYESAGRYSEAEPLFLQALALRQRLLGKEHPDVASSLNNLAGLYESTGRYSEAEPLFLQALALRQRLLGKEHPDVATSLNNLAGLYESAGRYSEAEPLYLQALALRQRLLGKEHPDVATSLNNLALLYRATGRYSEAEPLFLQALELFQRLLGKEHPDVATSLNNLALLYRATGRYSEAEPLYQQALAICERSLGVGHPNTMTVRGNYARFLKEAYR, encoded by the coding sequence ATGCAATGGGATGAGTTTTTAAGACAAGAAGCGGCTACACATGAGTTATCCCCAGAGCAAACGGCGGCATTTTTAGCCAGGTTGAAAGATGAAAACTCTGGTAAAGGTGAAGCGAAACTAGCAAACGAGATTGATATTAGTGCGGCGGCGTTCAAAAAGCGTATGACTGAGGTTTATGACAAGTTTGCCAAGAGTTGTCCTGAGTTAGCTACCTCTAAACGCGGAAAGCTGGAAACATTAAAGGCTTACCTAACAGCAAAATATAGTGGTGTCAGCGATACCCAGCCAAAAAAAGAAATTCATCACAACATCCCCCCGGCTGTACCTTGGGAAAGGTTTGTGGGAAGGGAGGCGGAATTACAACAACTGCACGAGATGATACAACAATCGCAGCAAGTTGCTATTGTCGCGGTGGCGGGTATGGGCGGCGTGGGAAAAACTGAACTTGCAACCCAGTATGCTCAACAAAACTTGCAAAAATATCCTGGTGGGGTTTGCTGGTTATCAGCACCGGGTATTGATATGGGGATTCAAATTCTCAGATTTGCAGAAGCGAAGTTTAAATTTATCGCACCAGATGATAGGGAATTAGTTGATCGGGTAAAACTTTGCTGGGATAGGTGGGATGCTGGGGATGTTTTGCTGGTGTTTGATGATGTCACCGACTACAAAACCCAAGTTAAGCCTTATCTCCCTGCGAACTCATCAAAGTTTAAAACCTTGCTCACAACTCGCTTGGGGTTTGATAGAACTCTGCCACAATTAAGCCTGGGTGTTCTCAAACCATTGGCGGCGATGCAATTATTAAAGTCGCTGATGGGGAGAGAACGACTCAAAAATGAGCCTTTGGTAGCGAGGAAAATCTGTAAATTCTTGGGATATTTGCCTTTAGCTTTGGAGTTGGTGGGACGATATCTGGATACAATGCCAGATTTATCACTGCAAACACTGTTGAAGCGGTTAGAGAGAAAACGGCTGGAACATGAAGCAATGGCTAAGGCTAACCCGTTGATGCGTTATGAGTACGGTGTGGCTGAAGCTTTTGATTTGAGTTGGGAACAGTTAGATGAGAAGGCAAAAGGATTCGGTTGTGTACTAAGTTTATATGCTTTGGCTGATCTTCTTTTTGATGTGGCAAGAATAGCAGATGATGAACAGCAAGAAATTTTAGAAACAGCTATTGCTGATTTACTAAAATTGCATTTGTTACAGCGCCAAAGTCAAGGAATTTATCGTTTACATCCTCTAATTCGGCAATATTTTCAGATGAAATTGGATGAGTCAGGCAAGGCGGATGAGGTGAAGACAGTTTTTGCCACGCAGGTAGTAGAAATCGCAAAGCTAATTCCGCAAGACCTTACTCTTGATCTAATTCAACAACTCACTCCGCAGATTCCCCATTTAGCAGAAGTCACTAACCATCTAACAGCATTGATTAAAGATGAAGATTTATACTGGGCTTTCACCGGACTAGGCTGGTTTTATCAAGGGCAAGGATTATATAAGGAAGCAGAACCTTGGTTGAGTCAATGTCTAGAATTAATTAAACATCGCCTGGGAGCAGAACATCCCGATGTCGCCACTAGCCTGAATAATCTGGCAGGACTCTACGAATCGACAGGAAGGTACAGTGAAGCCGAACCCCTGCATCAGCAAGCTTTAGCACTCAGACAACGCCTGTTCGGAAAAGAACATCCCCATGTCGCCTCTAGCCTGAATAATCTGGCATTACTCTACGAATCGACAGGAAGGTACAGTGAAGCCGAACCCCTGTATCAGCAAGCTTTAGAACTGTGTCAACGCCTGTTAGGAAAAGAACATCCCCATGTCGCCTCTAGCCTGAATAATCTGGCAGGACTCTACGAATCGACAGGAAGGTACAGTGAAGCCGAACCCCTGTATCTGCAAGCTTTAGCACTCAGACAACGCCTGTTAGGAAAAGAACATCCCGATGTCGCCACTAGCCTGAATAATCTGGCATTACTCTACCGTGCGACAGGAAGGTACAGTGAAGCCGAACCCCTGTATCAGCAAGCTTTAGAACTTTTTCAACGCCTGTTAGGAAAAGAACATCCCGATGTCGCCACTAGCCTGAATAATCTGGCATTACTCTACGAATCGGCAGGAAGGTACAGTGAAGCCGAACCTCTGTTTCTGCAAGCTTTAGAACTTTTTCAACGCCTGTTAGGAAAAGAACATCCCGATGTCGCCACTAGCCTGAATAATCTGGCATTACTCTACGAATCGGCAGGAAGGTACAGTGAAGCCGAACCTCTGTTTCTGCAAGCTTTAGCACTCAGACAACGCCTGTTAGGAAAAGAACATCCCGATGTCGCCTCTAGCCTGAATAATCTGGCAGGACTCTACGAATCGACAGGAAGGTATAGTGAAGCCGAACCTCTGTTTCTGCAAGCTTTAGCACTCAGACAACGCCTGTTAGGAAAAGAACATCCCGATGTCGCCACTAGCCTGAATAATCTGGCAGGACTCTACGAATCGGCAGGAAGGTACAGTGAAGCCGAACCCCTGTATCTGCAAGCTTTAGCACTCAGACAACGCCTGTTAGGAAAAGAACATCCCGATGTCGCCACTAGCCTGAATAATCTGGCATTACTCTACCGTGCGACAGGAAGGTACAGTGAAGCCGAACCTCTGTTTCTGCAAGCTTTAGAACTTTTTCAACGCCTGTTAGGAAAAGAACATCCCGATGTCGCCACTAGCCTGAATAATCTGGCATTACTCTACCGTGCGACAGGAAGGTACAGTGAAGCCGAACCCCTGTATCAGCAAGCTTTGGCAATTTGTGAGCGTAGTTTGGGTGTAGGTCATCCCAATACTATGACTGTACGGGGAAATTATGCAAGGTTTTTAAAAGAAGCATATCGTTAG
- a CDS encoding protein kinase, whose protein sequence is MICCLNPDCPNPLNPKGKQSCQTCSTPLVPLLRNRFRVIRVLSDEGGFGRTYLSEDTDKLNELCVIKQLAPKFQGTWSQKKAMELFAEEAKRLQELGEHPQIPTLIAYFEQDNCLYLVQQFINGQNLLKELQQRKVYKANEIQAILLDLLPVLKFIHDRGVIHRDIKPENLIRCRYDGRLSLIDFGSSKQLTEKVKNKNGTSIGSHGYSPLEQIRDGKAYPASDLFSLGATCFHLLTGTSPFQLWMEHGYGWANSWREYLRSPLSPELEGVMTKLLQKDLSQRYQSADEVIKDLIPSLPRALPAAGQSSGKFSVTQPSSKFSFKYAFVKSLVLGAAFILLFGFSDTWYQKYHQIQTSLLSRLKPGNYSPTQGEVVFGQSPNVPVKNISLANTLKGTAKSVVSVAISPDGRTIASSGEGERIIKMWNLTTGKEILTLSGHSQKVNAVAISPNGKTLVSGSDDQTIKAWNLATGKIVYTLTGHTDSIQALTISPNGKILVSGSDDNTLKVWNLGTGKLIRTLKGHKYWVRSVAISPDGRNLASGSFDKTIKLWHLYQNDPARTLTGNPNTITSVAFSPDSTTLASASRDRTIKLWDVASGEVIRTLTGHANTVTCVAFSPDGMTLASASRDRTIKLWNLATGEVLNTLTGHADTVTSVAFSVDGKTIISGSEDNTIKVWRIAQ, encoded by the coding sequence ATGATCTGCTGCTTAAATCCCGATTGTCCAAATCCCCTAAATCCCAAAGGAAAGCAGTCATGCCAAACTTGTAGCACCCCCTTGGTGCCACTATTAAGAAATCGCTTTCGAGTGATTCGGGTGCTTTCCGATGAGGGGGGATTTGGCAGAACTTATTTATCTGAAGATACCGATAAACTCAATGAACTGTGTGTAATTAAGCAATTAGCACCGAAATTTCAAGGAACTTGGTCGCAGAAAAAAGCAATGGAGTTATTTGCAGAAGAAGCCAAGCGACTGCAAGAACTCGGCGAACATCCGCAAATTCCTACACTGATTGCTTACTTTGAACAAGATAACTGCCTTTATTTGGTACAACAGTTTATTAATGGGCAGAACTTGTTAAAAGAATTACAACAGCGCAAAGTCTATAAAGCGAATGAAATTCAAGCAATTTTACTTGATTTACTGCCTGTACTCAAATTCATTCACGATCGCGGTGTGATTCACCGAGACATTAAACCAGAAAATTTAATTCGCTGTCGTTATGATGGGCGACTTAGCTTGATTGATTTTGGTTCTTCTAAGCAATTAACCGAAAAAGTCAAGAATAAAAATGGTACATCCATTGGTTCGCATGGTTATTCTCCACTGGAACAAATCAGAGACGGTAAAGCTTACCCAGCTAGTGATTTGTTCAGTTTGGGGGCTACCTGTTTTCATCTCTTAACAGGAACATCCCCTTTTCAATTGTGGATGGAACATGGCTATGGCTGGGCGAACAGTTGGCGGGAATATTTGCGTAGTCCTTTGTCGCCAGAATTGGAAGGGGTGATGACGAAGCTGTTGCAAAAAGACTTAAGTCAACGCTACCAGTCAGCCGATGAAGTGATTAAAGATTTGATTCCATCACTCCCACGCGCCTTACCAGCCGCCGGACAGTCATCAGGAAAATTTTCTGTAACTCAACCGAGTTCAAAGTTCTCCTTTAAATATGCTTTTGTCAAAAGTTTAGTTTTAGGCGCTGCTTTCATTTTGTTATTTGGTTTTAGTGATACTTGGTATCAAAAATATCACCAAATTCAAACCAGTTTGTTATCGAGACTAAAGCCAGGAAATTACAGTCCTACTCAGGGTGAAGTTGTTTTTGGTCAGTCACCCAATGTTCCAGTTAAAAATATTTCCTTAGCTAACACCCTCAAAGGAACAGCAAAATCTGTTGTCTCTGTCGCCATTAGTCCCGATGGGCGGACAATTGCTAGTAGTGGCGAAGGGGAACGCATAATTAAAATGTGGAATCTGACCACAGGAAAAGAAATACTAACCCTGAGTGGACATTCGCAAAAAGTTAATGCTGTGGCTATCAGTCCCAATGGCAAAACTTTGGTTAGCGGGAGTGATGATCAAACTATTAAAGCCTGGAATTTGGCAACAGGTAAAATAGTCTACACATTAACAGGACATACTGACTCCATTCAAGCATTAACAATTAGTCCTAATGGGAAAATTTTGGTGAGTGGTAGCGATGACAACACTCTCAAAGTTTGGAATTTAGGCACAGGAAAGCTAATTCGCACACTTAAAGGACATAAATATTGGGTGCGGTCAGTTGCTATTAGCCCAGATGGACGTAACTTAGCCAGTGGTAGTTTTGATAAAACTATTAAACTTTGGCATCTTTATCAAAATGACCCAGCCCGCACACTGACGGGAAATCCCAATACAATCACATCAGTAGCATTTAGTCCTGATAGTACTACCTTAGCTAGTGCCAGCCGCGATCGCACCATTAAACTTTGGGATGTCGCATCTGGCGAAGTTATTCGCACCTTAACAGGTCATGCAAACACCGTTACCTGTGTGGCTTTTAGCCCAGATGGTATGACCTTAGCCAGTGCCAGCCGCGATCGTACCATCAAACTTTGGAATTTAGCCACAGGGGAAGTCTTAAATACATTAACAGGTCATGCAGATACGGTGACATCTGTCGCTTTTAGTGTTGATGGTAAGACTATTATCAGCGGCAGCGAGGATAATACCATCAAGGTTTGGCGAATAGCACAGTAA
- a CDS encoding peptidoglycan glycosyltransferase: MRLRLFLFSVVSIVLLSSPVRASRLESWSFDTAQNQLNITTVSGVKPRAFLIQNPTRLVIDLPGTQLNTNTVRKNFGSTVREIRVGKVDDNTTRLVVELAPGYTVDPNKLLLQGDSSTHWIVKFPSVERVQNPVDNNVSSSSEEQIPVSVSDVSLFAGVVPLGKEIPQLRSQVQALAARYRSLDAGMFFLDLDTGNYLDLNGEKVFPAASTIKFPILVALFQEVDAGRVKLNETLVMRRDLITGGSGEFQYKRAGSRFSLIETVTKMITISDNTATNMVIDRLGGKAKLNQRFRGWGLQNTVVRNLLGDFKGTNTTSAKDLVRLSALVAKNQLLTDSSRSKVLDIMQRVHNTKLLPAGLGKGAVIAHKTGTLGIVLGDAGIIQMPSGKRYLAGIFVRRPFNDLKARDFINQVSRIVYGYLDQPRVASKP; the protein is encoded by the coding sequence ATGAGATTACGCTTATTTCTGTTTAGCGTTGTCAGTATTGTCCTGCTTTCTTCTCCAGTAAGAGCATCTCGCTTAGAATCTTGGAGTTTTGACACCGCACAAAATCAACTGAATATTACTACTGTATCTGGTGTTAAACCAAGAGCATTTTTAATTCAAAATCCCACGCGGTTAGTTATCGATCTTCCTGGTACACAACTGAACACAAATACAGTTCGGAAAAACTTTGGTTCTACAGTACGTGAAATCCGTGTTGGTAAGGTTGACGATAACACAACAAGATTAGTAGTTGAATTAGCACCTGGATACACTGTAGACCCTAACAAGTTACTGCTGCAAGGTGATTCTTCCACTCATTGGATAGTGAAATTTCCATCGGTAGAACGGGTTCAAAATCCTGTTGATAATAATGTTTCTTCATCTAGTGAAGAGCAAATTCCGGTTTCCGTGAGTGATGTTTCTTTGTTTGCGGGAGTTGTACCGTTAGGTAAGGAAATACCACAATTGCGATCGCAGGTACAAGCCTTAGCTGCTCGTTATCGTTCCCTGGATGCAGGAATGTTCTTTTTAGATTTAGATACTGGTAACTATCTAGATTTAAATGGTGAGAAAGTCTTTCCTGCTGCTAGTACAATTAAGTTTCCCATTTTAGTAGCATTATTTCAAGAAGTAGATGCAGGTAGAGTCAAACTGAATGAAACCTTAGTTATGCGGCGCGACTTAATAACTGGAGGTTCTGGAGAATTTCAATACAAGCGTGCAGGAAGTCGTTTTAGTCTAATAGAAACCGTGACTAAAATGATTACTATCAGCGACAACACAGCTACCAATATGGTAATTGACCGATTAGGTGGTAAAGCTAAGTTAAATCAGCGTTTTCGTGGTTGGGGTCTGCAAAACACCGTTGTGCGGAATTTACTCGGCGACTTTAAGGGAACGAATACAACTAGCGCCAAAGATTTAGTCAGGCTGTCTGCGTTGGTTGCAAAAAATCAATTATTGACTGATTCCAGCCGTAGCAAAGTTTTGGATATTATGCAGCGTGTTCACAACACCAAGTTATTACCTGCTGGTTTGGGTAAAGGTGCGGTAATTGCTCACAAAACCGGAACTCTAGGCATTGTACTAGGTGATGCCGGGATTATTCAAATGCCATCTGGTAAGCGCTACTTAGCCGGAATTTTTGTCAGAAGACCTTTTAATGATTTAAAAGCGCGAGATTTTATCAATCAAGTTTCTCGAATTGTTTACGGCTATTTAGACCAACCAAGAGTCGCCAGCAAGCCTTAA
- a CDS encoding MotA/TolQ/ExbB proton channel, whose product MYQLFVAGGVVMWPLLAFSVVGIALIIERVRFWYRINTRQNRIVREVLNLYRLDNVVGALDKLQKNADLPMTRIFLAALQLEEPTPEEFRLALESEAQAEIPVLKRFQNMFDTIIGLAPLLGLLGTVLGLIASFASLNLGDVGGTKTAGVTAGISEALVSTASGLIVAIFILLFANTFRGLYQRQIAAIQEYGGQLELLYRRRYERGDRTYASTR is encoded by the coding sequence ATGTATCAGTTGTTTGTAGCAGGTGGCGTAGTCATGTGGCCCCTGCTGGCGTTTAGTGTGGTGGGAATTGCTTTAATTATCGAGCGAGTCCGCTTTTGGTATCGCATCAATACTCGGCAAAACCGCATAGTCAGAGAAGTGTTGAATCTCTACCGCCTTGATAATGTTGTTGGCGCGTTGGATAAATTGCAAAAGAATGCAGATTTGCCCATGACACGCATTTTTTTAGCGGCGTTGCAATTAGAAGAACCAACCCCAGAAGAATTTCGGCTTGCACTAGAAAGTGAAGCGCAAGCCGAAATCCCAGTTCTCAAACGTTTTCAAAATATGTTTGACACAATTATTGGTCTTGCACCACTGTTAGGTCTACTTGGTACTGTATTGGGTTTGATTGCTTCTTTTGCATCATTAAACTTGGGTGATGTAGGCGGGACAAAAACCGCAGGAGTTACCGCAGGTATTAGTGAAGCGCTGGTATCTACAGCTTCAGGTTTAATTGTGGCTATTTTTATACTTTTATTTGCTAATACCTTTCGAGGGTTATATCAACGTCAGATTGCCGCAATACAAGAATATGGTGGACAATTAGAACTGCTCTATCGCCGCCGCTATGAACGAGGAGACAGAACCTATGCGTCTACAAGATGA